From Symphalangus syndactylus isolate Jambi chromosome X, NHGRI_mSymSyn1-v2.1_pri, whole genome shotgun sequence, the proteins below share one genomic window:
- the LOC129475109 gene encoding uncharacterized protein isoform X2, with protein sequence MAPRPASPLLLPEFRPPGLEPALFHEPPDQPGGLCLSSLSEMRLLLLGEARGSRNAGDEQVSTRPENALISAFHATLSSPAASSLLPLTMSWQERDFPLRLFSSLSRDLVCSGACSYVFCRAVLDSVFT encoded by the exons ATGGCTCCTCGTCCTGCATCCCCGCTGCTACTTCCAGAATTCAGGCCTCCTGGTCTGGAGCCTGCACTGTTCCATGAGCCTCCTGACCAACCTGGAGGCCTCTGTCTTTCCTCCCTCAG tgAGATGCGCCTACTTCTCCTTGGAGAAGCTCGAGGAAGCAGGAATGCTGGAGATGAG CAGGTCAGCACCAGACCCGAAAACGCTCTGATTTCTGCCTTCCACGCCACACTCTCTTCACCTGCTGCCTCCTCACTCCTCCCATTAACAATGTCCTGGCAGGAACGAGACTTTCCCCTCCGTCTCTTCTCGTCTCTTAGCAG AGACCTCGTCTGCTCAGGGGCTTGTTCTTACGTCTTTTGCAGGGCTGTTTTGGACTCAGTATTCACCTAA
- the LOC129475109 gene encoding uncharacterized protein isoform X1: protein MAPRPASPLLLPEFRPPGLEPALFHEPPDQPGGLCLSSLSEMRLLLLGEARGSRNAGDETEFRSCCPGWRNLGSPQPPLSGLKRFSFLSLLSAGITETSSAQGLVLTSFAGLFWTQYSPKRSKLPSTPCLRRCASPSLWSRVWQSAHQFLLLPWDSPAFSTAIHSANWDSWSPYLAASDKVRATPGREDTCGENSCVIYFSFGIGCLRRFMVGSGLMLRAQKFQGHLGRPDIPRPSPRCACSMYRGRRFSQQDLCHWHDRPALAERSTVFGVQPP from the exons ATGGCTCCTCGTCCTGCATCCCCGCTGCTACTTCCAGAATTCAGGCCTCCTGGTCTGGAGCCTGCACTGTTCCATGAGCCTCCTGACCAACCTGGAGGCCTCTGTCTTTCCTCCCTCAG tgAGATGCGCCTACTTCTCCTTGGAGAAGCTCGAGGAAGCAGGAATGCTGGAGATGAG acggagtttcgctcttgttgcccaggctggcgcaatctcggctcaccacaacctccgctttctgggctcaagcgattctccttcctcagcctcctgagtgctgggattacag AGACCTCGTCTGCTCAGGGGCTTGTTCTTACGTCTTTTGCAGGGCTGTTTTGGACTCAGTATTCACCTAAGCGCTCCAAATT ACCCAGCACACCCTGCCTGCGGCGCTGTGCCTCACCTTCACTCTGGTCACGGGTCTGGCAGTCAGCTCACCAATTCCTCCTGCTTCCCTGGGACTCGCCGGCTTTTAGCACTGCAATTCACTCAGCAAACTGGGACTCTTGGTCACCCTACCTGGCAGCCAGTGATAAGGTGAGGGCCACTCCTGGGAGGGAGGACACCTGTGGGGAAAATTCTTgtgttatttatttctccttcgggATAGGGTGCCTGCGGCGCTTCATGGTAGGGAGTGGGCTGATGCTGCGGGCTCAGAAGTTTCAAGGGCATCTGGGGAGACCAGATATTCCGAGACCTTCTCCTAGATGTGCCTGTTCCATGTATCGGGGACGCAGGTTTTCCCAACAGGACTTGTGTCATTGGCATGACAGACCTGCCTTGGCTGAGCGTTCAACTGTCTTTGGAGTTCAGCCACCTTAG